One stretch of Comamonas testosteroni DNA includes these proteins:
- a CDS encoding IS5 family transposase (programmed frameshift) translates to MRYVLTDEQWARMSPLCLGKIGDRGRSGSNNRLFLEAVLWVARTGSPWRDLPPEFGKWNTVFKRFRDWVKADVFQKLFDAVSDQPDMEYVMVDATIVRVHRHGQGAKGGPASQAIGRSRGGLTTKILALTDALGNLIRFVLLPGQRHDLQGVEQLLEGIDLRTLLADKAFDADWLKQHLLAQGCQVVIAQKANRRAPLQIDIEVYKWRHLIENFFCKLKEFKRIAMRSDKTDSSFAAVITLASAVINSR, encoded by the exons ATGCGATACGTTTTGACAGATGAACAATGGGCTCGTATGAGCCCATTGTGTTTAGGGAAGATTGGGGATCGAGGACGCAGTGGCTCCAACAATCGACTGTTCTTGGAAGCAGTGCTTTGGGTTGCGCGTACAGGTAGCCCTTGGCGAGATCTGCCGCCTGAATTTGGCAAGTGGAACACCGTCTTCAAACGGTTTCGCGACTGGGTCAAAGCTGATGTCTTTCAAAAGCTGTTTGACGCGGTCAGCGATCAACCGGACATGGAATACGTGATGGTGGATGCAACGATTGTGCGAGTGCACAGGCATGGACAGGGTGCAAAAGGGGGTC CTGCGAGCCAGGCCATAGGTCGCAGTCGAGGTGGTTTGACCACCAAGATATTGGCGCTGACGGATGCCCTTGGAAACTTGATCCGATTTGTGTTGCTGCCAGGCCAACGGCATGATCTTCAAGGTGTAGAACAGCTGCTCGAAGGCATAGACCTGCGGACATTGCTGGCCGACAAAGCGTTTGACGCAGACTGGCTGAAGCAACACTTGCTGGCACAGGGTTGCCAAGTGGTGATTGCACAAAAGGCCAATCGTCGAGCGCCCTTGCAGATTGATATAGAGGTCTACAAGTGGCGGCACTTGATCGAGAACTTCTTTTGCAAGCTCAAGGAGTTCAAGCGCATTGCAATGCGCAGCGACAAGACAGACAGCAGCTTCGCTGCTGTCATCACGCTGGCATCGGCTGTGATCAATTCACGTTAA
- a CDS encoding DUF2905 domain-containing protein — MIRWLIVIFLALLLVNGLHGWLQRIGLGRLPGDFRFRLFGKEFFLPVASTVLLSVVAALIARFVKL, encoded by the coding sequence ATGATTCGCTGGTTGATCGTCATTTTTCTGGCCCTGTTGCTCGTCAACGGGCTGCACGGCTGGCTGCAGCGCATAGGGCTGGGGCGTCTGCCCGGCGACTTCCGCTTTAGGCTGTTCGGCAAGGAATTCTTTCTGCCCGTGGCCAGCACCGTGCTGCTCAGCGTGGTGGCGGCGCTGATTGCCCGCTTTGTGAAGCTCTGA
- a CDS encoding multifunctional CCA addition/repair protein has protein sequence MSEFKVFKVGGAVRDALLGLPVNDTDWVVVGATPEQMSARGFVPVGRDFPVFLHPQTHEEYALARTERKNGMGYRGFVVHTAADVTLEEDLARRDLTINSIAAPADWTGNGDLKDLVDPYHGQQDLKDRVLRHVTDAFREDPVRILRLARFAARFTDFSVAPETMELMREMVAAGEVDALVPERVWQEISRGLLEPQPSRMFDMLRECGALARLLPELDKLWGVPQRAEYHPEIDCGIHAMMVLDMSARLQAPLSVRFACLCHDFGKGSTPADVLPRHIGHEQRSARLLLQVCERWRVPNDCKELAEVVAREHGNIHRSHELNAAALLRLLERCDAIRKPQRFEEALQACECDARGRQGFEEAAYPQRQRLGNALKAALAVETGPVAQAAAQRGLKGKAIGDAVSKAREQAIAAYLESGT, from the coding sequence ATGAGTGAATTCAAGGTTTTCAAGGTAGGCGGCGCAGTGCGCGATGCATTGCTGGGCCTGCCCGTCAACGATACGGACTGGGTGGTGGTCGGCGCCACGCCGGAGCAGATGAGCGCGCGCGGCTTCGTGCCCGTGGGGCGCGACTTTCCGGTGTTTCTGCACCCCCAGACCCATGAGGAATATGCGCTGGCGCGCACCGAGCGCAAGAACGGCATGGGCTATCGCGGCTTTGTGGTCCACACCGCCGCCGATGTGACGCTGGAAGAAGACCTGGCGCGGCGTGATCTCACCATCAACTCCATCGCCGCTCCCGCAGACTGGACAGGCAACGGCGACCTCAAAGACCTGGTGGATCCCTACCACGGCCAGCAGGATCTCAAGGATCGCGTACTGCGCCATGTGACCGATGCCTTCCGCGAAGACCCGGTACGCATTCTGCGTCTGGCCCGCTTTGCGGCGCGCTTCACCGATTTCTCCGTTGCGCCCGAGACCATGGAGCTCATGCGCGAGATGGTGGCGGCCGGCGAGGTCGATGCCCTGGTGCCCGAGCGCGTGTGGCAGGAAATCAGCCGCGGCCTGTTGGAGCCACAGCCCTCGCGCATGTTCGACATGCTTCGCGAATGCGGAGCTCTGGCCCGGCTGCTGCCCGAACTCGACAAGCTCTGGGGCGTGCCCCAGCGCGCCGAATACCACCCCGAGATCGACTGCGGCATACATGCCATGATGGTGCTGGACATGTCGGCCCGCTTGCAGGCACCGCTGTCCGTGCGTTTTGCCTGCCTCTGCCATGACTTCGGCAAGGGCAGCACGCCGGCCGATGTGCTGCCCCGCCATATCGGCCACGAACAGCGCAGCGCCCGCCTGCTGCTGCAGGTCTGCGAGCGCTGGCGCGTGCCCAACGACTGCAAGGAGCTGGCCGAGGTCGTGGCGCGCGAGCATGGCAACATCCACCGCAGCCACGAACTCAATGCCGCCGCCCTGCTGCGCCTGCTCGAGCGCTGCGATGCCATACGCAAGCCCCAGCGCTTCGAGGAAGCACTGCAGGCCTGCGAATGCGACGCGCGCGGACGCCAGGGCTTTGAAGAGGCTGCCTATCCGCAGCGCCAGCGCCTGGGCAATGCCCTGAAGGCGGCGCTTGCCGTGGAAACCGGTCCGGTCGCCCAGGCCGCAGCGCAGCGCGGCCTCAAGGGCAAGGCCATTGGCGACGCAGTGAGCAAGGCGCGCGAGCAGGCGATTGCCGCCTATCTGGAAAGTGGTACCTAG
- the trxC gene encoding thioredoxin TrxC → MSESLHYVCPHCHTTNRIASDQLGNQPDCGNCHQALVTGEPVALDNDSFARHTGRSQLPVVVDFWAPWCGPCRMMAPAFAQAAQQLAGQAQLAKLDTEAYPQAAAPLGIRSIPTMVIFKEGRELARISGALPASEIVRWVRSVI, encoded by the coding sequence GTGTCCGAATCCCTGCACTACGTCTGCCCTCATTGCCACACCACCAATCGCATCGCCAGCGACCAGCTGGGCAATCAGCCCGATTGCGGCAACTGCCATCAGGCGCTGGTGACGGGCGAGCCCGTGGCCCTGGACAACGACAGCTTTGCCCGGCACACCGGGCGCAGCCAGTTGCCCGTGGTCGTGGATTTCTGGGCTCCCTGGTGCGGCCCCTGCCGCATGATGGCTCCGGCCTTTGCCCAGGCGGCCCAGCAACTGGCGGGGCAGGCGCAGCTGGCCAAGCTCGATACCGAGGCTTATCCACAGGCCGCAGCACCGCTGGGCATACGCAGCATTCCGACCATGGTGATCTTCAAGGAAGGCCGGGAACTGGCCCGCATCTCCGGGGCCCTGCCGGCCTCGGAGATCGTGCGCTGGGTGCGTTCGGTGATCTGA
- the adhP gene encoding alcohol dehydrogenase AdhP, with translation MSLPQTMKAAVVRSFGKPLTIEEMPVPRPTDDQILVKIAASGVCHTDLHAAEGDWPVKPHPPFIPGHEGVGHVAAVGKNVKHVKEGDRVGVPWLHSACGFCRHCIGGWETLCESQTNTGYSVNGGFADYALADPNYVGHLPSNVGFVDIAPVLCAGVTVYKGLKVTDAKPGDWVVISGIGGLGHMAVQYAKAMGFNVAAVDIDDSKLALARQLGATVTVNAMNTDPAAYLQREIEGAHGVLVTAVSPKAFEQALGMVRRGGTISLNGLPPGDFPLPIFSMVLKGITVRGSIVGTRLDLQESLDFAAQGKVKATVSTDKLENINDIFARMHEGKIEGRVVLDIAA, from the coding sequence ATGTCCTTACCCCAGACCATGAAAGCCGCCGTGGTGCGTTCCTTCGGGAAGCCGCTCACGATTGAAGAAATGCCGGTGCCCCGACCGACAGACGATCAGATCCTGGTCAAGATCGCTGCTTCCGGCGTCTGCCATACCGATCTGCATGCGGCCGAAGGCGACTGGCCCGTCAAGCCTCATCCGCCCTTCATTCCCGGCCATGAGGGCGTGGGCCATGTGGCTGCGGTGGGCAAGAACGTCAAGCATGTCAAGGAAGGTGATCGCGTGGGCGTGCCCTGGCTGCACAGCGCCTGCGGCTTCTGCCGCCACTGCATAGGCGGCTGGGAAACCTTGTGCGAATCTCAGACCAATACCGGCTATTCGGTCAACGGCGGCTTTGCCGATTACGCACTGGCCGACCCCAACTATGTGGGCCATCTGCCGTCGAATGTGGGTTTTGTCGATATCGCTCCCGTGCTCTGCGCCGGGGTCACGGTGTACAAGGGCCTGAAAGTCACCGACGCCAAGCCCGGCGACTGGGTGGTGATTTCGGGCATCGGCGGTCTGGGCCATATGGCCGTGCAATATGCCAAGGCCATGGGCTTCAACGTCGCGGCCGTCGACATCGATGACAGCAAGCTCGCTCTGGCACGTCAGCTGGGCGCCACCGTCACCGTCAACGCCATGAATACCGACCCGGCGGCCTATCTGCAAAGAGAGATCGAAGGTGCCCATGGCGTGCTGGTCACCGCCGTGTCCCCCAAGGCTTTCGAGCAGGCGCTGGGCATGGTGCGCCGCGGGGGCACGATTTCGCTCAACGGCCTGCCGCCCGGCGACTTTCCGCTGCCGATCTTCTCCATGGTGCTCAAGGGCATCACGGTACGCGGCTCCATCGTCGGCACGCGCCTGGACCTGCAGGAGTCGCTGGACTTTGCTGCTCAGGGCAAGGTCAAGGCCACCGTATCCACCGACAAGCTGGAAAACATCAACGACATCTTTGCCCGCATGCACGAAGGCAAGATCGAAGGCCGCGTGGTGCTGGACATCGCCGCCTGA